Genomic segment of Tiliqua scincoides isolate rTilSci1 chromosome 1, rTilSci1.hap2, whole genome shotgun sequence:
CTAGAAGGACTTACTTCCTACTACGTGTTCAGTGGTCTGGGTGTTCATAGTGGTGGTATTATGGAGGAGCAACCTACAATTCCTGCCCCCTGTGCAGCTGACCACAAAAAAGTTCATTCCCTCACCTGAATTAATTCCCCCACTTTGGTAGCAGTGCTCCAAAGCTTTGGTACACAGTGGAAATTTGGGGGGCTTGGCCAGAGGTTTCAAGTAAGAGACTGTAGGGTAGAAAGGTGTGTGTGGTGGCTTTAAGATACTGACTGCAACACTGAGGTCAAATCTTTGTCTGCAGGTTCCCAGTCTTTCAGAAAATGCTGTATAGCAACACCTCTCAACATACATGTAAATCAAATGCAGTTCTTTGCCTATTTCAGAGAGCATACATACCGAAGAGAGATACAAAGGGAGGAGATTTTGAAATGCACAGGAACATTTCTGCTCATTTAGATGACCTTCCTTGAGCCCCTCCAGAATATTTTCCTGAAAACACCAAACCATTATCACTTACAAATTGTAAGCACACAGAGTCTCTAGAATTATAATCAAATTGTCATGATACAAAGGGGtaggaagggaagagaaagacaAAGAACTTCAAGTACCAATGCTTCACAAAGTTACAGGAGGATAAAAATGGCAATTGGTCTCAATCAAGCTGACGGAATGGGCCTTGCTATTCTGTCTCTCCCTCCGATGCTGCCATGTGGCGTGTCTGCTAATGGACAGTGCGCTACTTCAACAGGAATAAATGAAGGGCACTTTGACACCCAGGATTTAGAATGGCCTCATGAGAGAGATAAACCTGGCCACATTACTGCTTGGGCTGTGAAAGCTATTTTATTTAGGAAGCCATTTAGGAAACTATTCCCAGAATTTTGCTTTTATTGTTAACAATACCCTGACCTTTACTATTCACAGTTACTTAATTTTCTAACTGAACTCTTGCTTCAATCAAAGTAGAGGTCCAACCCACACAACTATTTTCAAAGCTAGCCATTCATGCACACGTGCAGTCACACAAAGACATTCCCTATCAGCTTTCAAGCGAATGTGCCCCTATGTGATGAGACATTTTCTACATcctaaaaaatatttcaaaattaacatattcatttaaaaGTGATTATTGCATCAGTAAGAAAAAGTGTGTGAAAGATAAAACAGCAGGATGAATAATATTTCTTTTCTGCTCCCTACAGGCTTAAATTATTTTTACCTTAGACAATTTCTGAAGCATATTAGAGAGCAGCTCACAACAGATGTCCTTTAAGATCTTTAAGTAGAAGTCTTCGTCAGCTATTCCCAACTTCTCAACCTCCTCTGAATTGGAATCTTCGGAGCTGTCTACAGATCTCTTCCCACATTCCTCCATGTTTTGTAAGATTCTAATCAAGCTATCAATCAGCAGCATATCTGAAATATAAGAACAAGTAAAAATAAGCTTTGTGAAGTAACACAGATATTTTGTGGGTTTTATCCTagcaaatgaaatatttttacaTGTGAAGACTTTGATGGAAAATTAAAATCTCATCATCAaaagttttatatatataaatttaattacatatgtatgtatgtatgtatacatgtacgTACGGTGTTTTATATATATCaaacaccatcagatctgcaaaaaacagCACTTTTAGGAACATCGTACATACTGTGCCAATACCTAGTTAATACTTAGGTCTCagctgagacttgtatcaattgctcaaacACCAAATTACAACTGTGATTCGGGTAATTTAGATAATAATGAATACACAGCAACTGAAAGAACTGGGTCCCCAAAGGAATATAAACCACTAAAGGGGGAGGCGGTCAAGTCACCAAGCCATGTACAAAGGAAATGGAAAGTCACATGGAAATTTGGTTGTGGTCTGTTGCATATATTCCTGTTGTCCTCATTCCTCATTGACCTATCTTGCAATTCCAAAGAGAAGCCATTAGTCCCCTTAACTGCCCCCAAACTACTTCATTACATAATGAGGTGGTGCTTCAAAACACTTCTGAAACACTCTGAATCACTTTGGGAATTTTCTTTTTGGTTTCTTCTTTTAGAGAAGAAATGCTATTTCTTTTCTAAAAACTCTTCAAGGGCATTTCCCAACATTTTAACTCTTGCAACATAAACAAATACAACACTTGCTTTTTCCTAGCTTGACATATTCCCGTTCAGTCTGTGAAGCAAAGATGGCTGATAGCACCGACAAAATAGAAGCCAACACTGTCTTCTGTTCTTGAATAATAATTGGTGGATCATCTGGCTGGCACAGTTCATGGCAAATGAGATCATATAGCAAATTCCAAGTTTCTTTTCCCCCATCAGAAGACCGTacttgaaaaaggaaaaaaagaagtcacTCAATTAAACCGTGGAAAGCCTTCAAAGGATAATCTTTGGTGAAGATATATTGCTGCAACAGTACAGTTCTAATGTCTTACCAATTGCTTGAATGCCTTCATCCACTGTGGTGAGCAGCTGAAGGATATGCATATAAACATCAAGTCCTTCTGGATTGTTATCAGAGCTACAAGAAAGAATTACAGATTCTGTGTAGCGCTGTTACCACTAACAAACATGTAtgtgacagggagccattagttatttgatttttctctgtaaaccgctttgtgaactttttgttgaaaagcggtatataaatactgttaatatataataataataataataataataataataataataataataataataataataatgcagaagTTGTTAATAtacatttctcccccttccctccatcAGTGACTACTGGGGCAGGTAAGCTTCAGTGTTCAGTTTGAGTTTTGGATAATATATATAACTTGAATGAGTTATTTTTGTTTAGGCATGTTGGCTTGCTTTCATTTGACTTCAAAAGCCAGCTTCTAAAGTCCATGCAGCGTAGTGGATAGTGTGTCAAACTAGGATCaaagagacccaggttcaaaccccaacTCAGCCATAAAGTTCACTGATTagccttgggccagttactatctcttAGTCTAGCCCACACAGGTGCCCCACAACCTGTGCGTGCCTGCCACCTCTCCTGGCCTACTGCCTGCCTGGATGCTCTACCCAGCAGTCCCATTCTCCCAAGAGGAGGAGATAGCTTACCAGCATCACAGCAATCTTTTTCTGAACACCCTCCTGAGGGCTCaggaaaatggcagctgccattcCTCCCCACAGCTACTTGTTGTGGTCAGGTGAAGAGGAACAGAATCAGCTCTATTTGGCACTTAACAAGAAACTGCCAATGATGTGGTAGCAATGGTGGAGGATGACAGCAATGGAGGTAGATGCTGGTGAATTGTGTGTGCGAACTGGCCAGCTGGTGCAAGGGTATGGGGGCAAATCCAACACCATTTTGGACAACAGACCAGCTTGGGCCACCCCTGACAATAGAGTttgacatgcatgcatgcatagaaAGATAGATACAATACCAGACTTGTTTTGCAGCTTCGAGCAGACAGGGTACAATCTTAAAATCTGGAAGTTCTTCTGGAGAATCATCTGTAGGCTGGCCTGTTGGCTGCTGAGagctttttttaatccagttcagcATTAATTCTTCATCCAGGTCAAATAATTTATCAACCACCTCACCTACTTTCACAAGCAATTCCACTGTGGCAAAATAACAACAATAAATCACTATTGGTAAGCAAATACCACACAAGATTAATCACTGCTCAGTTCTTAGAAAACAATTTCAGAATACACGCATACACAATAACCAAGGAATTTCTCCACTTATGGagaaattttaatttaatttttttaatactgtatatCATTCTTCCAAGTTAAAACTTTGGCCTGGCAAGAGCAATGTCCATATTACTTGGAAACCGACCATTTGTAGAGCTTGACATGATAAAACAGATACAGTCATACACCGATGGGCTTTCTCGGATTCTTTCTACCCAAATATTAGCCACCTCAGTTTGGCAGAGGCAAGTCATCAACAACCTAAAAAGAAATGCAAGCTTAATTAGCATGACATTTCTAAAAAGAAAACTGGATTTTATTTTCAT
This window contains:
- the SAAL1 gene encoding protein SAAL1 encodes the protein MDRNPSPPFSDSEEEVAAVVGDSIGNTVYSKHWLFGVLTKLIEVISPKKDGSELNHMEMQTELDDDMENDICKVWDMSTDKDVALFLQEFNAPDIFMGVFTKSKCPRLTEICVGILGNMACCQDVCMTISKDENLGQMVLQRLCDSDSPTLLETSRLLMTCLCQTEVANIWVERIRESPSVYDCICFIMSSSTNVELLVKVGEVVDKLFDLDEELMLNWIKKSSQQPTGQPTDDSPEELPDFKIVPCLLEAAKQVCSDNNPEGLDVYMHILQLLTTVDEGIQAIVRSSDGGKETWNLLYDLICHELCQPDDPPIIIQEQKTVLASILSVLSAIFASQTEREYVKLGKNMLLIDSLIRILQNMEECGKRSVDSSEDSNSEEVEKLGIADEDFYLKILKDICCELLSNMLQKLSKENILEGLKEGHLNEQKCSCAFQNLLPLYLSSVESFIEVLHEADQDLADKLGKSFPSLKPQT